From one Triticum aestivum cultivar Chinese Spring chromosome 4B, IWGSC CS RefSeq v2.1, whole genome shotgun sequence genomic stretch:
- the LOC123095175 gene encoding mavicyanin, with protein sequence MAAMKITLLAVATISAVLLGTASAATYGVGEPGGSWTLNTDYSNWVSNKKFHPGDEIIFKYSPAAHDVVEVSKAGYDSCSTASAINTFKSGNDVVPLNATGTRYFICGITGHCSPTAAASMKVVIDVVPSSSSPSSPMPAAGPDASNPPPPSSTASSVGATAGFGLVVLLVASLMV encoded by the coding sequence ATGGCCGCCATGAAGATCACTCTCCTTGCCGTGGCCACAATCTCGGCAGTCTTACTGGGCACCGCGTCGGCGGCGACCTACGGTGTTGGCGAGCCGGGCGGTTCGTGGACCCTCAACACCGACTACAGCAACTGGGTGTCCAACAAGAAGTTCCACCCGGGTGATGAGATCATCTTCAAGTACTCCCCCGCGGCGCACGATGTGGTCGAGGTCAGCAAGGCTGGCTACGACTCCTGCAGCACCGCCAGCGCCATCAACACCTTCAAGTCCGGCAACGACGTCGTCCCCCTCAACGCCACCGGCACCCGCTACTTCATCTGCGGCATCACTGGCCACTgcagccccaccgccgccgccagcatGAAGGTCGTGATCGACGTCGTCCCGAGTTCCTCCTCACCGTCGTCACCCATGCCGGCTGCCGGTCCGGACGCGAGCAACCCGCCGCCACCCTCCTCTACCGCATCCTCTGTCGGGGCCACAGCAGGATTTGGCCTTGTCGTCCTACTGGTCGCCAGTCTCATGGTTTAA
- the LOC123093197 gene encoding uncharacterized protein produces MERLISRTAVSPAQPRIHLPGRSPFLTTRRAAPASAGAGSAAPWTRLCAQPPRLGAAVAAAVRHDGASAPVPVEEVAPAAAGPPWKLLGNLLPKASTAALVLLMTLTASALHSSIPHPAYASLQPVIKSGGLLSTELLSSGWAGFFAGCLHTLSGPDHLVALAPLSIGRSRLESGLVGALWGCGHDAGQIIFGLLFLLLKDRLHIEVLRIWGTRVVGLTLLMIGATGIREASEVQESGLILEGVDMSGSEPLQQAPAVAPRKKKVGFTTFATGVVHGLQPDALLMVLPALALPSRFAGAAYLGMFLVGTVFSMGSYTAFVGSCSEALKDRIPKITEKLTWAASLVAVCMGLALLVGQFFGFTLY; encoded by the exons ATGGAGCGGCTCATCTCCAGGACGGCGGTCTCCCCGGCCCAGCCCCGGATCCACCTGCCGGGCAGATCCCCCTTCCTCACCACCCGCCGCGCTGCCCCCGCCTCCGCGGGTGCTGGGAGCGCCGCGCCGTGGACCCGGCTGTGCGCGCAGCCGCCGCGTCTCGGCGCCGCGGTCGCCGCCGCGGTGCGGCACGACGGTGCTTCTGCCCCGGTGCCCGTCGAGGAGGTGGCGCCGGCGGCAGCTGGGCCTCCGTGGAAGCTGCTCGGGAACCTGCTCCCCAAG GCTTCTACTGCTGCCCTTGTCCTGCTTATGACACTTACTGCAAGTGCCTTGCACTCTAGCATTCCCCATCCTGCCTATGCATCGTTGCAACCAGTAATCAAATCCGGTGGACTCCTCTCAACAGAGTTATTGAGCAGCGGCTGGGCTGGCTTCTTCGCGGGTTGCTTACATACCTTATCCGGGCCTGACCATCTTGTCGCATTGGCACCACTATCAATTGGGAGATCAAGACTGGAGAGTGGACTAGTCGGTGCCCTTTGGGGCTGTGGTCATGATGCTGGACAAATAATTTTTGGCCTGCTCTTCTTGTTACTCAAGGATCGTTTGCACATTGAGGTTCTCCGTATTTGGGGAACAAGAGTTGTAGGTCTGACCCTTCTTATGATAGGCGCGACGGGGATCCGGGAAGCTTCAGAGGTCCAAGAGTCAGGGCTAATTCTGGAGGGTGTAGACATGAGTGGCAGTGAGCCCTTGCAACAGGCCCCTGCTGTTGCTCCCAGAAAGAAGAAAGTTGGCTTCACAACATTTGCCACCGGAGTCGTCCATGGCCTCCAGCCAGATGCGCTGCTGATGGTCTTGCCCGCTCTTGCTCTGCCATCACGCTTTGCCGGTGCGGCCTACCTCGGCATGTTCTTGGTCGGGACTGTATTTTCGATGGGTAGCTACACTGCTTTTGTAGGTTCTTGTAGTGAGGCTCTAAAGGATAGGATACCTAAGATAACGGAGAAGCTGACCTGGGCTGCTTCCCTTGTAGCTGTATGCATGGGGTTAGCTCTTCTAGTTGGGCAGTTCTTTGGGTTCACCCTATATTGA